From the Butyrivibrio fibrisolvens genome, one window contains:
- the ung gene encoding uracil-DNA glycosylase: MGAIEGKWADALKEEFRKPYYANLYKFIKEEYSSHVVYPPSEDIFNALHLTDLKDIKVVILGQDPYHEPGQAHGLCFSVRPEVDIPPSLVNIYKELHDDLGCKIPDNGYLVHWAEQGVLLLNTLLTVRAHQAFSHKGKGWENFTDAIIRAVNKEDRPIVYMLWGSPAQKKAQMLDNPKHLILKAPHPSPLSAYRGFFGCRHFSKCNEFLEKNGIAPIDWQIPDKADI; encoded by the coding sequence ATGGGAGCAATTGAAGGAAAATGGGCTGATGCTCTTAAAGAAGAGTTCAGAAAACCATACTATGCCAATTTATACAAATTTATAAAAGAGGAATACAGTTCGCACGTTGTATATCCGCCATCTGAAGACATATTTAATGCTCTTCATCTGACAGATCTTAAAGATATAAAGGTTGTCATATTGGGCCAGGATCCATATCACGAACCGGGACAGGCTCATGGCCTATGCTTCTCGGTGAGACCGGAGGTTGATATTCCGCCGTCACTTGTGAATATCTATAAAGAGCTTCATGATGATCTTGGATGTAAGATCCCGGATAACGGATATCTTGTTCATTGGGCCGAGCAGGGAGTGCTTCTTTTGAACACGCTTCTTACTGTTAGAGCTCATCAGGCTTTTTCTCATAAAGGTAAAGGGTGGGAGAACTTCACAGATGCGATCATAAGGGCTGTTAATAAAGAAGACAGACCTATCGTCTACATGTTATGGGGAAGCCCTGCTCAGAAGAAGGCACAAATGCTGGACAATCCCAAGCATCTTATTTTAAAAGCTCCACATCCAAGCCCATTGTCAGCATACAGGGGATTTTTTGGCTGTAGGCATTTTAGTAAGTGTAATGAGTTTTTGGAAAAAAACGGCATTGCTCCTATTGACTGGCAGATTCCTGATAAAGCTGATATCTAA
- a CDS encoding aminotransferase class I/II-fold pyridoxal phosphate-dependent enzyme gives MSSKNNVKKYTEMSKDELKQELVSLKKEYERYQAMEMTLDMSRGKPCKEQLDLSMGMMDVLSSDSDLACEDGTDCRNYGVLTGIDEAKELLSDMMENNPDNIIIFGNSSLNVMYDCISRSFTHGVMGNTPWCKLDKVKWLCPAPGYDRHFAITEYFGIEMITVPMSPEGPDMDMIEKLVSEDESIKGIWCVPKYSNPQGYSYSDVTVRRFANLKPAAHDFRIYWDNAYGIHHLYDKEQDYLIEILAECKKAGNPDLVYKFASTSKITFPGSGIAAMATSPNNMEDIVKQMNFQTIGHDKVNQLRHVRYFKDIHGMVEHMKKQADILRPKFEAVENIFEENLGGLGIGQWTNPKGGYFISFDSLPGCAKSIVAYCKKAGVKLTGAGSTYPYHKDPTDSNIRIAPTYPSLADLKTAATLFTLCVKYVSAEKLLSTMN, from the coding sequence ATGAGTTCAAAGAATAATGTAAAGAAGTACACAGAGATGTCCAAGGATGAGCTTAAACAGGAGCTCGTTTCATTGAAAAAGGAGTATGAGAGATATCAGGCTATGGAGATGACTCTTGATATGAGTCGCGGTAAGCCTTGCAAAGAGCAGCTTGATCTTTCCATGGGAATGATGGATGTTCTTAGTTCTGATTCTGATCTTGCCTGCGAAGATGGCACAGATTGTCGTAATTATGGTGTTCTTACAGGTATTGATGAAGCTAAGGAGCTTCTTTCAGATATGATGGAGAACAATCCTGATAATATCATCATTTTCGGTAATTCTTCTCTTAATGTTATGTATGATTGTATCAGCCGTTCTTTCACACACGGAGTTATGGGCAATACTCCTTGGTGCAAGCTTGACAAGGTTAAGTGGCTTTGTCCTGCTCCCGGATATGACAGACATTTTGCGATAACAGAGTATTTTGGTATCGAGATGATCACGGTTCCGATGTCACCTGAGGGACCTGATATGGATATGATCGAGAAGCTTGTTTCTGAAGATGAAAGCATTAAGGGTATCTGGTGTGTTCCGAAGTATTCTAATCCTCAGGGCTATTCATATTCTGATGTTACTGTAAGACGATTTGCTAATCTTAAGCCTGCAGCACATGACTTTAGAATCTACTGGGACAATGCTTATGGTATACATCACCTGTATGACAAGGAACAGGATTATCTTATCGAGATCCTTGCAGAATGCAAGAAGGCTGGTAATCCGGATCTTGTATACAAATTCGCTTCTACATCCAAGATCACTTTCCCCGGATCAGGAATTGCTGCAATGGCTACAAGCCCTAATAATATGGAGGATATAGTCAAGCAGATGAACTTCCAGACAATAGGTCACGACAAGGTTAATCAGCTTCGTCATGTCAGATATTTTAAGGATATTCATGGTATGGTAGAGCATATGAAGAAGCAGGCTGACATCTTAAGACCTAAATTTGAAGCAGTTGAGAATATATTCGAAGAGAATCTTGGCGGCCTTGGAATAGGACAGTGGACCAATCCCAAGGGAGGATATTTCATTAGCTTTGATTCTTTGCCTGGATGTGCTAAGAGTATTGTTGCCTATTGCAAGAAGGCAGGCGTTAAGCTGACAGGCGCAGGATCAACATATCCATATCACAAGGATCCTACAGATAGCAACATCCGTATTGCTCCGACATATCCATCACTTGCAGATCTTAAGACAGCAGCAACTCTTTTTACACTTTGTGTAAAATATGTTAGTGCTGAAAAGCTCCTTTCAACTATGAATTAA
- the hisH gene encoding imidazole glycerol phosphate synthase subunit HisH, with protein sequence MVAILDYDAGNIKSVEKAFKFLGTDVVTTRDEKEIARADHVVLPGVGAFGDAMGRLNEYGLVDVIKKTVSSDIPFLGICLGQQLMFDSSEESEGVDGLGIFRGTIKKIPQVHGLKVPQIGWNDLSFPRQGRLFKNIPEHSYVYFVHSYYLDAMDKTIVTATTDYGVCVEASVEKNNVFACQFHPEKSSEVGMQILKNFLEV encoded by the coding sequence TTGGTCGCTATATTGGATTATGATGCCGGTAATATAAAGAGCGTTGAAAAGGCATTTAAGTTTCTTGGAACAGATGTAGTTACAACACGAGATGAGAAGGAAATAGCCAGAGCTGATCATGTTGTGTTACCTGGTGTTGGTGCTTTTGGCGATGCCATGGGCAGATTAAATGAATACGGACTTGTGGATGTTATCAAAAAGACTGTATCGTCTGACATCCCCTTTTTAGGAATATGCCTGGGCCAGCAACTCATGTTCGATTCAAGTGAAGAATCGGAGGGAGTTGACGGCCTGGGTATTTTTCGTGGAACAATCAAGAAAATCCCGCAGGTACATGGTCTTAAAGTTCCGCAGATTGGATGGAATGATCTTTCTTTTCCCAGGCAGGGACGTCTTTTTAAGAATATTCCGGAACATTCTTACGTGTATTTTGTTCATTCATATTATCTTGATGCTATGGACAAGACTATAGTAACAGCAACTACTGATTACGGCGTGTGCGTAGAAGCTTCTGTAGAAAAAAACAATGTATTTGCATGTCAGTTTCATCCGGAGAAAAGCTCAGAAGTAGGAATGCAGATTTTGAAGAATTTTCTGGAGGTATAA
- a CDS encoding diaminopimelate decarboxylase, with protein MKRAFISKEQAEAIAKEYPTPFYIYDEKAIRENARAVNKAFSWNKGFREYFAVKATPNPEILKILFEEGCGFDCSSMAELVLSKAVGAKGKDIMFSSNDTPLEEFFYADELGSIINLDDLTHVDYFIDNNIPFQETMCCRFNPGGVFKMSNGIMDNPGDSKYGMSEEQMATAFTRMMERGVKHFGIHAFLASNTVTNEYYPQLAGQLFELAIRLKKATGADIKFINLSGGVGIPYTPDQTPNDIAVIGEGVHKKFDEIMVPAGLSDVAIFTEMGRFMMGPYGSLVTRAIHEKHIYKEYIGVDACAANLMRPAMYGSYHHITVLGKENEPCDHTYDVTGSLCENNDKFAIDRKLPKIDMGDLLYIHDAGAHGFAMGYNYNGRLWSSELLLKEDGSVKCIRRAQTMRDYFATFDELPVFDAIEEAIEESGGN; from the coding sequence ATGAAAAGAGCTTTTATCAGCAAAGAACAGGCAGAAGCAATTGCAAAAGAGTACCCAACCCCTTTTTATATTTATGATGAAAAGGCTATAAGAGAGAATGCCCGTGCGGTTAACAAGGCATTTTCATGGAATAAAGGTTTCCGTGAATATTTTGCAGTCAAGGCAACTCCCAATCCTGAGATCCTTAAGATCCTGTTTGAAGAAGGATGTGGTTTTGATTGTTCATCCATGGCAGAACTTGTACTATCAAAAGCTGTTGGGGCCAAGGGGAAGGACATTATGTTTTCCTCCAATGATACTCCTTTAGAAGAGTTTTTCTATGCTGATGAGCTTGGTTCTATCATTAATCTTGATGATCTTACACATGTTGACTATTTTATAGACAATAACATTCCTTTTCAGGAGACAATGTGCTGTAGATTTAATCCGGGTGGAGTATTCAAGATGAGTAATGGGATCATGGACAATCCCGGAGATTCCAAGTACGGAATGAGTGAAGAGCAGATGGCTACTGCGTTTACCAGAATGATGGAAAGAGGTGTCAAGCATTTTGGAATTCACGCTTTCCTGGCTAGTAACACAGTAACCAATGAGTATTATCCACAGCTTGCAGGCCAGCTTTTTGAGCTTGCAATAAGGCTAAAGAAAGCTACCGGAGCAGACATTAAGTTTATCAATCTTTCAGGCGGAGTAGGTATTCCTTATACTCCGGATCAGACTCCAAACGATATTGCTGTCATCGGAGAAGGTGTTCATAAAAAGTTTGACGAGATCATGGTTCCTGCAGGTCTTTCTGATGTAGCCATATTTACAGAAATGGGAAGATTCATGATGGGACCTTATGGAAGCCTTGTAACAAGAGCAATCCATGAGAAACATATATACAAAGAGTATATAGGAGTTGATGCATGTGCAGCCAATCTTATGCGTCCTGCTATGTATGGCTCTTATCATCACATAACAGTCCTTGGCAAAGAGAATGAGCCTTGTGATCATACATATGATGTTACAGGTTCTCTTTGTGAGAATAATGACAAGTTTGCTATAGACAGAAAACTTCCTAAGATTGATATGGGTGATCTTCTCTATATTCATGATGCAGGTGCTCATGGTTTTGCGATGGGTTACAATTATAACGGCCGTTTATGGAGCAGTGAGCTTTTGCTCAAAGAAGACGGAAGCGTAAAATGCATCAGAAGAGCTCAGACTATGAGAGATTATTTTGCTACATTTGATGAGCTCCCTGTATTTGATGCTATTGAAGAGGCTATTGAAGAGTCAGGTGGAAATTGA
- a CDS encoding chemotaxis protein translates to MESKILLENGTNELEVLEFKIDDHCYGINVAKIKEIITYQEVTPVPNAHPSIEGIFMPRDMMITAIDLRNCLQRGTSKPGGLFIVTNFNKLDIAFHVDSVIGIHRVSWADIIKPNATISTAEQSISTGIIKFEDRLIIILDFEKIVSDINPNTGLNMDQIKDIGPRTRTDVPIVLAEDSQLLNKLIVDALNKAGYSNVRHFENGKLAYDYIQELKKREKLDQVKCIITDVEMPIMDGHRLTKLVKTDEATKDIPLIIFSSLVNEEMRRKGEALGADRQLSKPEIGNLVSVIDELVQVQDTEG, encoded by the coding sequence ATGGAAAGTAAAATTCTGTTGGAAAACGGTACTAATGAGCTGGAGGTTTTGGAATTTAAAATTGACGATCACTGTTATGGAATAAACGTTGCTAAGATAAAAGAAATAATTACTTATCAGGAAGTAACGCCTGTTCCTAATGCACATCCTAGTATCGAAGGCATATTTATGCCACGTGATATGATGATCACTGCAATCGATCTTCGCAATTGTCTTCAAAGAGGAACATCGAAACCCGGCGGACTTTTTATAGTTACTAATTTCAATAAGCTCGATATTGCATTCCATGTTGATTCCGTTATTGGTATTCATCGTGTGTCCTGGGCTGATATAATCAAGCCCAATGCTACTATATCCACAGCTGAACAAAGTATTTCCACAGGTATCATAAAATTTGAAGATCGTCTTATCATCATCCTTGATTTTGAAAAGATTGTATCTGATATTAATCCTAATACTGGTCTTAATATGGATCAGATAAAGGATATCGGTCCAAGAACAAGGACAGATGTACCGATTGTCCTTGCAGAAGACTCACAGCTTCTTAATAAGCTCATTGTTGATGCTCTTAACAAGGCTGGATATTCTAATGTAAGACATTTTGAAAATGGTAAGCTTGCATATGATTATATTCAGGAGCTTAAGAAGAGAGAAAAGCTTGATCAGGTTAAATGTATAATTACTGATGTAGAAATGCCTATCATGGATGGTCATCGTCTTACTAAACTTGTTAAGACAGATGAAGCAACTAAGGATATTCCTCTTATCATCTTCTCATCACTGGTTAATGAGGAAATGAGAAGAAAAGGTGAAGCTCTTGGTGCTGACAGACAGCTATCAAAGCCTGAGATTGGTAACCTTGTATCCGTGATTGATGAACTTGTACAGGTTCAGGATACAGAAGGCTGA
- the hisF gene encoding imidazole glycerol phosphate synthase subunit HisF — translation MLTKRIIPCLDVKDGRVVKGINFVELRDAGDPVSVGEAYSKAGADELVFLDITATSDARQTVVDMVRKVAERVFIPFTVGGGIRTVDDMKAILREGADKCAVNSAAINRPELISEGADKFGSQCVVVAIDARKREDGSGWNVFKNGGRIDTGLDAVEWARKAYELGAGEILLTSMDGDGTKAGYDIELTRAIADQVGIPVIASGGAGTKEHFYEALTKGGADAALAASLFHYKELEILEVKEYLRSKGVPVRL, via the coding sequence ATGCTTACTAAAAGAATAATACCTTGTCTTGATGTTAAAGACGGAAGAGTTGTTAAAGGAATTAATTTTGTAGAGCTTAGAGATGCAGGCGATCCGGTTTCTGTAGGAGAAGCTTACAGCAAAGCAGGTGCCGATGAGCTTGTTTTTTTGGATATTACTGCTACATCTGATGCCAGGCAGACTGTTGTGGATATGGTCAGAAAAGTTGCTGAGCGAGTTTTTATCCCGTTTACAGTTGGCGGTGGAATTCGAACTGTCGATGACATGAAAGCTATATTAAGAGAAGGTGCTGATAAGTGTGCAGTCAACTCTGCCGCCATAAACAGACCTGAGCTCATATCAGAAGGCGCTGACAAATTTGGAAGTCAGTGCGTAGTAGTAGCAATAGATGCAAGAAAAAGAGAAGACGGATCAGGATGGAACGTGTTCAAAAACGGTGGTCGTATTGATACCGGGCTTGATGCGGTAGAGTGGGCAAGGAAAGCATATGAACTCGGAGCGGGCGAGATACTTCTTACCAGCATGGATGGAGATGGAACTAAAGCCGGTTATGATATAGAACTGACAAGGGCAATCGCTGATCAGGTTGGAATTCCGGTTATAGCATCCGGCGGAGCCGGCACTAAAGAACATTTCTACGAGGCACTTACCAAGGGCGGCGCAGATGCAGCACTTGCGGCATCGTTGTTTCATTACAAGGAACTGGAGATTCTGGAAGTCAAGGAATACTTAAGAAGTAAGGGCGTTCCTGTGAGATTATAA